One window of Candidatus Binatia bacterium genomic DNA carries:
- a CDS encoding glycosyltransferase family 9 protein, whose product MAENRGRVRTRARSVRRIASAIGGRLEAVGQWLLGRLLDLVLPVTPNIPLDDVTDVRRVLLVRPNFRLGNALITSPLIAALRERFPHAQIDYLGGEGTLAVVEHLGIDERIAISRRFVARPWRFVALFARLRRRKYDVAIEAAMGSFSGGLYTFLSGARFRVGITGRGDRFLNVRLPAAPVTHAYDGPVAFAERLGVTCEPRPVYVVTEAEAADALATLKLLRLADHERVHPFVALFVGGHGAKRWPEDCWVALARRVAGEGASVVVFTGPDEAGAVERLRERLAGVARVLEPRPLRAFAALLATATVVVTPDSGPMHLAAALGVPCVAVLSNRASTFFPPRGPLDVSLVEPSVADVERALLAHPSWPALVGGSGRATRVA is encoded by the coding sequence GTGGCGGAAAACCGAGGGCGGGTCCGTACGCGGGCCCGGAGCGTCCGGCGAATCGCGTCCGCCATCGGCGGCCGCCTCGAGGCCGTCGGCCAGTGGCTGCTCGGACGCCTGCTCGACCTCGTTCTCCCGGTCACGCCAAACATCCCGCTCGACGACGTGACCGACGTGCGGCGCGTCCTGCTCGTGCGTCCGAACTTCCGCCTCGGCAACGCTCTGATCACGAGCCCGCTGATCGCGGCGCTGCGCGAGCGCTTCCCGCATGCGCAGATCGACTACCTGGGCGGCGAGGGCACGCTCGCGGTCGTCGAGCACCTCGGCATCGACGAGCGGATCGCCATCTCGCGCCGCTTCGTCGCGCGGCCGTGGCGCTTCGTCGCGCTGTTCGCGCGTCTGCGCCGCCGCAAGTACGACGTCGCGATCGAAGCCGCGATGGGCTCGTTCTCGGGCGGGCTCTACACGTTTCTCAGCGGCGCGCGCTTCCGCGTCGGCATCACGGGACGCGGCGACCGCTTCCTCAACGTCCGGCTGCCGGCCGCGCCGGTGACGCACGCGTACGACGGTCCGGTCGCGTTCGCCGAGCGGCTCGGCGTCACCTGCGAGCCGCGTCCGGTGTACGTCGTCACGGAAGCCGAGGCGGCCGATGCTCTCGCAACGCTGAAGCTCCTGCGGCTCGCGGACCACGAGCGCGTCCATCCGTTCGTCGCCCTGTTCGTCGGCGGGCACGGCGCGAAGCGCTGGCCCGAGGACTGCTGGGTCGCGCTCGCGCGGCGGGTCGCGGGGGAGGGGGCGAGCGTCGTCGTGTTCACCGGCCCGGACGAGGCGGGCGCGGTCGAGCGCCTGCGCGAGCGTCTCGCCGGCGTCGCCCGCGTGCTCGAGCCGCGGCCGCTGCGCGCATTCGCAGCACTGCTCGCGACCGCGACCGTCGTCGTGACGCCCGACTCGGGCCCGATGCACCTCGCGGCCGCGCTCGGCGTGCCGTGCGTCGCCGTGCTGTCGAACCGCGCGTCGACGTTCTTCCCGCCGCGCGGACCTCTCGACGTCTCGCTCGTCGAGCCGTCGGTCGCCGACGTCGAGCGTGCGCTCTTAGCGCACCCGTCGTGGCCCGCGCTCGTCGGCGGCAGCGGGCGCGCGACGCGCGTCGCCTGA
- the secF gene encoding protein translocase subunit SecF — translation MAEPQTKKATTRKGPAGEAAPTTPPKFRELIPGDLNIDFVGKRRFFVALSTVLNIVALILLFTVGLNYGVDFRGGTDVRVRFAEPTTAGDLRSELADLDLRELTVQDFGNQGREFLLRFDIEEGAEMSSIGERLSEAFRKSRPQEGAFDILSVESVGPKVGAQLRQQGLLAVTFATICMGIYIALRFEWSFGVGAVIALIHDVLISIGALVLTQLTFDLTTLAALLTVVGFSVNDTIIISDRIREILKRNPKADLATVINRAINETLSRTLLTTGTVLLVLIALLVWGGSGLRPFSFTLFVGFVTGAYSTIYIAAPIVLLWAHRAKAKA, via the coding sequence ATGGCAGAGCCGCAGACGAAGAAAGCCACGACCCGCAAGGGCCCCGCAGGGGAGGCCGCGCCGACGACCCCGCCGAAGTTCCGCGAGCTCATTCCCGGCGATCTCAACATCGACTTCGTCGGCAAGCGACGCTTCTTCGTCGCGCTCTCGACGGTCCTCAACATCGTCGCGCTGATCCTGCTCTTCACGGTAGGTCTGAACTACGGCGTCGACTTCCGCGGCGGCACGGACGTCCGCGTCCGCTTCGCCGAGCCGACGACCGCCGGCGATCTTCGCAGCGAGCTCGCCGACCTCGACCTGCGCGAGCTGACGGTGCAGGACTTCGGCAACCAGGGCCGCGAGTTCCTGCTGCGCTTCGACATCGAGGAAGGCGCCGAGATGAGCAGCATCGGGGAGCGCCTCAGCGAAGCGTTCCGCAAGAGCCGCCCGCAGGAGGGCGCGTTCGACATCCTCAGCGTCGAGAGCGTCGGCCCGAAGGTCGGCGCGCAGCTCCGCCAGCAAGGTCTGCTCGCGGTGACCTTCGCGACGATCTGCATGGGCATCTACATCGCGCTGCGCTTCGAGTGGAGCTTCGGCGTCGGAGCGGTGATCGCGCTGATCCACGACGTGCTGATCTCGATCGGCGCGCTCGTGCTGACCCAGTTGACCTTCGACCTGACGACGCTCGCGGCGCTGCTCACGGTCGTCGGCTTCTCGGTCAACGACACGATCATCATCTCGGACCGCATCCGCGAGATCCTGAAGCGCAACCCCAAGGCGGACCTCGCGACCGTCATCAACCGCGCGATCAACGAGACGCTGTCGCGCACGTTGCTCACGACGGGCACCGTGCTGCTGGTGCTGATCGCGCTCCTCGTGTGGGGCGGCAGCGGGCTGCGTCCGTTCTCGTTCACGCTCTTCGTCGGCTTCGTGACCGGCGCCTACTCGACGATCTACATCGCGGCGCCGATCGTGCTGCTCTGGGCGCACCGCGCGAAGGCGAAGGCCTGA
- the recR gene encoding recombination mediator RecR — protein MQRLVEELKRLPGIGEKTATRLAFYILRADHSYAADLAQALLSVKEQSRLCSRCFGLTEQDPCSICSDPKRRADEVCVVEEPADMLALERAQEYRGHYHVLGGAISPLDGIGPEHLRCSELVERVKRGGVAEIIVATNPTAEGEATALYIARLVKPLGVRVTRIARGLPMGGDVEYTDAITLSKSLEGRREM, from the coding sequence ATGCAGCGCCTCGTCGAGGAGCTGAAGCGCCTGCCCGGCATCGGCGAGAAGACCGCGACGCGGCTCGCCTTCTACATCCTGCGCGCCGACCACTCGTACGCCGCCGACCTCGCGCAGGCGTTGCTCAGCGTCAAGGAGCAGAGCCGCCTGTGCTCGCGCTGCTTCGGGCTCACCGAGCAGGACCCGTGCAGCATCTGCTCCGATCCGAAGCGACGCGCGGACGAGGTCTGCGTCGTCGAGGAGCCCGCCGACATGCTCGCGCTCGAGCGCGCCCAGGAGTACCGCGGCCACTACCACGTGCTCGGCGGCGCGATCTCACCGCTCGACGGCATCGGCCCGGAGCACCTGCGCTGCAGCGAGCTCGTCGAGCGCGTCAAGCGCGGCGGCGTCGCCGAGATCATCGTCGCCACCAACCCGACGGCGGAAGGCGAGGCGACGGCGCTCTACATCGCGCGTCTGGTCAAGCCGCTGGGCGTCCGCGTGACGCGCATCGCACGTGGCCTGCCGATGGGCGGCGACGTCGAGTACACGGACGCGATCACGCTGTCGAAGTCGCTCGAGGGGCGCCGCGAGATGTGA
- a CDS encoding YbaB/EbfC family nucleoid-associated protein translates to MANPFDLSSMGDLMKQAKAMQERLTSLQEEVGARTVEASAGGGMVVAKVNGKLQVLSVKIDPEILRSDDREMLEDLIVAAVNEALRKAQGMMAEEMSKLTGGLRIPGLG, encoded by the coding sequence ATGGCAAATCCGTTCGATCTGTCGAGCATGGGCGACCTCATGAAGCAGGCGAAGGCCATGCAGGAGCGGCTCACGAGCCTGCAGGAGGAGGTCGGTGCGCGGACCGTCGAAGCGTCGGCCGGCGGCGGCATGGTCGTCGCCAAGGTCAATGGCAAGCTGCAGGTGCTGTCCGTCAAGATCGACCCGGAGATCCTGCGCAGCGACGACCGCGAGATGCTGGAGGACCTGATCGTCGCCGCGGTCAACGAGGCGCTGCGCAAGGCGCAGGGGATGATGGCCGAGGAGATGTCGAAGCTCACCGGAGGCTTGCGCATCCCCGGCCTCGGCTGA
- the dnaX gene encoding DNA polymerase III subunit gamma/tau produces the protein MTDERELFPQPASGRGTGAGGAYQVLARRARPQTFADVVGQEHVTQTLINALTTGRLAHAFVFSGMRGVGKTTTARILAKALNCAEGPTPTPCNRCASCIEITEGRSLDVLEVDAASQTGIDATRELLETVKYQPASGRFRVYIIDEAHGLSKQAVDAFLKTLEEPPPHAKFILATTAVHKLPSTILSRCQRFDFRSVATETVVRTLGAMVRSEGMEADEEALRAIAREAGGSLRDATSLLDQVLAFSSGRVDVEAVNAALGLPDQRAVREVVDAAIARDPGKALEVVARVCAQGIDMARFGQAMLERIRNLTVLAVAGRQALADLEPAAIDELEATQRGVPQSDLQRWFRILLDALDEISKSPYPRLVLEMAVVQMATLAPLVPLDELVARLEALERGGGDDGRGGGRPQRTIPMPTPGRSAPMAPGPRATSAASMTPQPRAAGPSDGMGLRAAGVSAAAANAATFPARATAASSAPGTTATNGNGSSAARGTASAASTDQARWKGLVDALQRASASRFFRLSYSKVLEVGDEVLRVAVTGKEAVAALTAPDVRAQIEEAIERAFGRRLRFEPVVPGDGSVPSPTANHAALDRAAREDPIVQLSVEILEGRVEGVLPRNRRED, from the coding sequence ATGACTGACGAGCGGGAACTCTTCCCACAGCCCGCATCCGGTCGAGGGACGGGCGCCGGCGGCGCCTACCAGGTGCTCGCGCGGCGCGCGCGGCCACAGACCTTCGCCGACGTCGTCGGCCAGGAGCACGTCACCCAGACGCTGATCAACGCGCTGACGACCGGTCGCCTGGCGCACGCGTTCGTGTTCAGCGGCATGCGCGGCGTCGGCAAGACGACGACCGCGCGCATCCTCGCCAAGGCGCTCAACTGCGCCGAGGGTCCGACGCCGACGCCCTGCAACCGCTGCGCGAGCTGCATCGAGATCACGGAAGGACGCTCGCTCGACGTCCTCGAGGTCGACGCCGCCTCGCAGACCGGCATCGACGCGACCCGCGAGCTCCTCGAGACCGTCAAGTACCAGCCGGCGAGCGGACGCTTCCGCGTCTACATCATCGACGAGGCGCACGGTCTCTCGAAGCAGGCGGTCGACGCGTTCCTCAAGACGCTCGAGGAGCCGCCGCCGCACGCGAAGTTCATCCTGGCGACGACCGCCGTCCACAAGCTGCCGTCGACCATTCTGTCGCGCTGCCAGCGCTTCGACTTCCGCTCGGTCGCGACCGAGACGGTGGTCCGCACGCTGGGCGCGATGGTGCGCTCGGAGGGCATGGAGGCGGACGAGGAGGCGCTGCGCGCGATCGCCCGCGAGGCGGGCGGCAGCCTGCGCGACGCGACCTCGCTGCTCGATCAGGTGCTCGCGTTCTCCTCGGGGAGGGTCGACGTCGAGGCGGTCAACGCGGCGCTCGGTCTGCCCGACCAGCGCGCCGTGCGCGAGGTGGTCGACGCCGCGATCGCGCGCGATCCGGGCAAGGCGCTCGAGGTCGTGGCGCGGGTGTGCGCGCAGGGCATCGACATGGCGCGCTTCGGGCAGGCGATGCTCGAGCGCATCCGCAACCTGACCGTCCTCGCGGTCGCCGGTCGCCAGGCGCTCGCCGACCTCGAGCCCGCGGCGATCGACGAGCTCGAGGCCACGCAGCGCGGCGTCCCGCAATCGGACCTGCAGCGCTGGTTCCGCATCCTGCTCGACGCGCTCGACGAGATCTCGAAGAGCCCGTACCCGCGCCTGGTCCTGGAGATGGCGGTGGTGCAGATGGCGACGCTCGCGCCGCTCGTGCCGCTCGACGAGCTCGTGGCGCGTCTGGAAGCGCTCGAGCGCGGCGGCGGCGACGACGGCCGCGGCGGCGGGCGTCCGCAGCGCACGATCCCGATGCCGACGCCGGGACGCTCCGCCCCGATGGCGCCGGGCCCGCGCGCGACGTCGGCTGCGTCCATGACGCCTCAGCCCAGGGCGGCCGGGCCGAGCGACGGCATGGGCCTGCGCGCCGCCGGCGTCAGCGCGGCGGCCGCGAATGCGGCGACGTTCCCCGCGCGCGCGACGGCAGCGTCGTCCGCGCCGGGTACGACGGCCACGAACGGCAACGGCAGCAGCGCCGCTCGCGGCACGGCTTCCGCAGCGTCGACCGATCAGGCGCGCTGGAAGGGCCTCGTGGACGCGCTGCAGCGCGCGAGCGCGTCGCGCTTCTTCCGCCTCTCGTACAGCAAGGTGCTCGAGGTCGGCGACGAGGTGCTGCGCGTCGCGGTCACGGGCAAGGAAGCGGTCGCGGCGCTCACCGCGCCGGACGTGCGTGCGCAGATCGAAGAGGCGATCGAGCGCGCGTTCGGACGCCGCCTGCGCTTCGAGCCCGTCGTGCCGGGCGACGGCAGCGTGCCGAGCCCGACCGCGAACCACGCGGCGCTCGACCGTGCCGCGCGCGAAGATCCGATCGTGCAGCTCAGCGTCGAGATCCTCGAGGGGCGTGTCGAAGGCGTGCTACCGCGCAACCGCCGCGAGGACTGA
- the pgsA gene encoding CDP-diacylglycerol--glycerol-3-phosphate 3-phosphatidyltransferase yields MTEAGERAAGPPVAGARRPRALNLPNVISLSRVAITPVLIWLLTYEGRIAAIAATVAFLIACISDWLDGYLARRRGLITNLGKFLDPLADKVLIISALIMLAAMQRTPRVPGWMVAIIAAREVAVTGLRAIARDEGIVLGAESLGKAKMTFEVVALVALLLHYPIWRIDFHAAGMVFLWIALFLALWSGVAYHLRLARVLSQRS; encoded by the coding sequence ATGACCGAAGCAGGGGAGCGCGCGGCGGGGCCGCCGGTCGCCGGCGCACGCCGGCCGCGGGCGCTCAACCTGCCCAACGTCATCTCGCTGAGCCGGGTCGCGATCACGCCGGTGCTGATCTGGCTCCTGACCTACGAGGGGCGGATCGCCGCCATCGCCGCGACCGTCGCCTTCCTCATCGCGTGCATCAGCGACTGGCTCGACGGCTACCTCGCGCGTCGACGCGGTCTGATCACCAACCTCGGCAAGTTCCTCGATCCGCTCGCCGACAAGGTGCTGATCATCAGCGCGCTGATCATGCTCGCCGCGATGCAGCGCACGCCGCGCGTCCCGGGCTGGATGGTGGCGATCATCGCGGCGCGCGAGGTCGCGGTCACCGGGCTGCGCGCGATCGCCCGCGACGAGGGGATCGTGCTCGGCGCGGAATCGCTCGGCAAGGCGAAGATGACCTTCGAGGTCGTGGCGCTGGTCGCGCTGCTGCTGCACTACCCGATCTGGCGGATCGACTTCCACGCCGCGGGCATGGTGTTCCTGTGGATCGCGCTCTTCCTCGCGCTGTGGTCGGGCGTCGCCTACCACCTGCGGCTCGCGCGCGTGCTTTCGCAGAGATCCTGA
- a CDS encoding lytic transglycosylase domain-containing protein, which yields MLLVGTAAAEVYSFRDRRGVVHFTNVPNDSRYKPVPLERARVTRISYTPDKDGKRTARRGVTFVNRRNTAWREPPEDLAQMIVDTALRYGVEPALVHAVVRAESDFDHLAVSSAGAQGLMQLMPGTASDVGVRDAFHPQENLDGGVYYLRQMIDRFGGNIQLALAAYNAGPATVERYGGVPPYPETIEYLQRVFRFRQEYLLRQRGVQPTRSRVVVASR from the coding sequence GTGCTGCTCGTGGGTACGGCAGCGGCGGAGGTGTACTCGTTCCGCGATCGGCGCGGCGTGGTGCACTTCACCAACGTGCCGAACGACAGCCGCTACAAGCCGGTCCCTCTCGAGCGGGCGCGCGTGACGCGGATCTCGTACACGCCGGACAAGGACGGCAAGCGCACGGCACGACGCGGCGTCACCTTCGTCAATCGCCGCAACACCGCGTGGCGCGAGCCTCCCGAGGATCTCGCCCAGATGATCGTCGACACGGCGCTGCGCTACGGCGTCGAGCCGGCGCTCGTGCACGCCGTGGTGCGCGCCGAGTCCGACTTCGACCACCTCGCGGTCTCGTCGGCCGGGGCGCAGGGCCTGATGCAGCTCATGCCGGGCACCGCGTCCGACGTCGGCGTGCGTGACGCCTTTCATCCGCAGGAGAACCTCGATGGAGGGGTATACTACCTGCGGCAGATGATCGACCGCTTCGGAGGCAACATCCAGCTCGCGCTCGCCGCGTACAACGCCGGGCCCGCGACCGTCGAGCGCTACGGCGGCGTGCCGCCGTATCCGGAGACGATCGAGTACCTGCAGCGGGTGTTCCGCTTCCGGCAGGAGTACCTGCTGCGTCAGCGCGGCGTGCAGCCGACGCGATCGCGAGTCGTCGTCGCGTCCCGATGA
- the nadB gene encoding L-aspartate oxidase encodes MEFDFLVIGSGIAGLSFALEAARSGTVGVVTKDRVPEASSSYAQGGIASVWSPEDSFAAHAADTEEAGAGLCDPEIVRLVVEEGPERVREMIALGTRFSLRPDAEDVYDVDLGLEGGHSQRRILHALDATGREMMRALLEAVGKNPSIRILERHMAVDLLLGSKFGVPGPEHCWGAYVLDVASGEVRTIRARATLLATGGAGKVYLYTSNPDVATGDGVAIAYRAGAPIANMEFIQFHPTCLYHPQAKSFLISETVRGEGGILKRPDGTPFMKAYDPRAELAPRDVVARAIDHEMKLHGFDNVYLDISHRPAEFLEKRFPTILARCRSYGIDPVREPIPVVPAAHYTCGGVVTDRDGRTSISGLYAAGEVAMTGLHGANRLASNSLLEGLVFGRRAALDAVRRLPAERPRLPDLPAWNPGRARDTDESVLISQNWDEIRRFMWNYVGIVRSDQRLARARARIDLVLEEIERDYWDFLPTLDLLELRNIATVADLIIASASYRRESRGLHFNLDCPQRDDVHWKRNTVLVRDPETHRPRPVT; translated from the coding sequence GTGGAATTCGACTTCCTGGTTATCGGAAGCGGCATCGCGGGCCTTAGCTTCGCGCTCGAGGCGGCGCGCAGCGGCACCGTCGGCGTCGTGACCAAGGACCGCGTCCCCGAGGCGTCGAGCAGCTACGCCCAGGGCGGCATCGCGAGCGTCTGGAGCCCGGAGGACTCGTTCGCCGCCCACGCCGCCGACACCGAGGAGGCCGGCGCCGGGCTGTGCGACCCCGAGATCGTCCGGCTGGTCGTCGAGGAGGGGCCGGAGCGGGTGCGCGAGATGATCGCGCTCGGGACGCGCTTCTCGCTACGTCCGGACGCCGAGGACGTCTACGACGTCGACCTCGGGCTCGAGGGCGGGCACTCGCAGCGCCGCATCCTGCACGCGCTCGACGCGACCGGACGCGAGATGATGCGCGCCCTGCTCGAGGCGGTGGGCAAGAACCCGTCGATCCGGATCCTCGAGCGGCACATGGCGGTCGACCTGCTGCTCGGCTCGAAGTTCGGCGTGCCGGGTCCCGAGCACTGCTGGGGCGCGTACGTGCTCGACGTCGCGTCCGGCGAGGTGCGGACGATCCGCGCTCGCGCGACGCTGCTCGCGACCGGCGGCGCGGGGAAGGTCTACCTCTACACGAGCAATCCCGACGTCGCGACGGGCGACGGCGTCGCGATCGCGTACCGCGCCGGCGCGCCGATCGCGAACATGGAGTTCATCCAGTTCCACCCGACCTGCCTCTACCACCCGCAGGCGAAGTCGTTCCTGATCAGCGAGACCGTGCGCGGCGAGGGCGGCATCCTGAAGCGTCCGGACGGCACGCCGTTCATGAAGGCGTACGATCCGCGGGCCGAGCTCGCGCCGCGCGACGTCGTGGCGCGCGCGATCGACCACGAGATGAAGCTGCACGGCTTCGACAACGTGTACCTCGACATCTCGCATCGCCCGGCGGAGTTCCTCGAGAAGCGCTTTCCGACCATCCTCGCGCGCTGCCGCTCGTACGGGATCGATCCCGTGCGCGAGCCGATCCCGGTCGTGCCCGCGGCGCACTACACGTGCGGCGGCGTCGTCACCGACCGCGACGGGCGCACCTCGATTTCTGGCCTTTACGCGGCGGGCGAGGTCGCGATGACCGGTCTGCACGGCGCGAACCGCCTCGCCTCGAACTCGCTGCTCGAGGGCCTGGTGTTCGGTCGGCGCGCCGCGCTCGACGCCGTGCGCCGCCTGCCCGCCGAGCGCCCTCGCCTGCCCGACCTGCCGGCGTGGAACCCCGGCCGCGCGCGCGACACCGACGAGTCCGTGCTGATCAGCCAGAACTGGGACGAGATCCGCCGCTTCATGTGGAACTACGTCGGCATCGTGCGCAGCGACCAGCGCCTGGCCCGCGCGCGCGCGCGCATCGACCTCGTGCTCGAGGAGATCGAGCGCGACTACTGGGACTTCCTGCCGACGCTCGACCTGCTCGAGCTGCGCAACATCGCGACGGTCGCAGACCTGATCATCGCCTCGGCGAGCTACCGGCGCGAGAGCCGCGGGCTGCACTTCAACCTCGACTGCCCGCAGCGCGACGACGTGCACTGGAAGCGCAACACGGTGCTCGTGCGCGATCCAGAGACGCACCGACCGCGGCCGGTGACGTAG
- the purF gene encoding amidophosphoribosyltransferase, which produces MFSPDADRFHEECGVVGVYGHPEAANLAYLALYALQHRGQESAGIVSSRGDALISHRGLGLVADIFHPEIIHRLVGTAAIGHNRYATHGETVLKNAQPLVVEYAGGALAVAHNGNLVNANELRRRLEASGSIFQSTSDTEVVIHLIAQASGPLIDRVISALSEVRGAYSLVFLSKDQLVAARDPLGFRPLVLGRVKDAWVVVSETCALDLINATYEREIEPGEIVVIDENGVQSYHPFPPVPHRRCVFEYVYFARPDSRVFGRTVYQVRRELGRQLARETHVDADIVTPVPDSGVPAAIGYAEESGIPYQLGLIRNHYVGRTFIEPTDSIRHFGVRVKLNAMPELLEGKRVVVVDDSLVRGTTSKKIVTMLRGAGAKEVHMRICSPPTISPCYYGIDTPTREELIGASQSVDEICKFIGADSLGYLSESGLYAFLEGGERDFCDACFTGRYPTEVNSEPEPRQLQLFDAAPRTAA; this is translated from the coding sequence ATGTTCTCACCCGACGCCGATCGCTTCCATGAAGAGTGCGGCGTGGTCGGCGTGTACGGCCACCCGGAGGCGGCGAACCTCGCCTACCTCGCGCTGTACGCGCTGCAGCACCGCGGTCAGGAGTCCGCGGGCATCGTCTCCTCGCGCGGCGACGCGCTGATCTCGCACCGCGGCCTCGGTCTCGTCGCCGACATCTTCCACCCCGAGATCATCCACCGCCTGGTCGGCACGGCGGCGATCGGTCACAACCGCTACGCGACGCACGGCGAGACCGTGCTCAAGAACGCGCAGCCGCTGGTCGTCGAGTACGCGGGCGGCGCGCTCGCGGTCGCGCACAACGGCAACCTGGTGAACGCCAACGAGCTGCGGCGCCGGCTCGAGGCGTCGGGGTCGATCTTCCAGTCGACCTCCGACACCGAGGTGGTGATCCACCTGATCGCGCAGGCGAGCGGCCCGCTGATCGACCGCGTGATCTCGGCGCTGAGCGAGGTGCGCGGCGCCTACTCGCTGGTGTTTCTGTCGAAGGACCAGCTCGTCGCGGCGCGCGATCCGCTCGGCTTCCGGCCGCTCGTCCTCGGACGCGTCAAGGACGCCTGGGTCGTGGTCTCCGAGACCTGCGCGCTCGACCTGATCAACGCGACCTACGAGCGCGAGATCGAGCCCGGCGAGATCGTGGTGATCGACGAGAACGGCGTGCAGTCGTACCACCCGTTCCCGCCCGTGCCGCACCGTCGCTGCGTGTTCGAGTACGTCTACTTCGCGCGGCCCGACAGCCGCGTGTTCGGACGCACGGTGTACCAGGTGCGGCGTGAGCTCGGCCGTCAGCTCGCGCGCGAGACCCACGTCGACGCGGACATCGTCACGCCGGTGCCGGACTCCGGGGTGCCGGCGGCGATCGGCTACGCCGAGGAGTCGGGCATCCCGTACCAGCTCGGCCTGATCCGCAACCACTACGTCGGGCGGACCTTCATCGAGCCGACCGACTCGATCCGTCACTTCGGCGTGCGCGTCAAGCTCAACGCGATGCCGGAGCTGCTCGAAGGGAAGCGCGTGGTGGTGGTCGACGACTCGCTCGTGCGCGGCACGACGAGCAAGAAGATCGTCACCATGCTGCGCGGGGCAGGGGCGAAGGAGGTGCACATGCGCATCTGCTCGCCGCCGACGATCAGCCCCTGCTACTACGGCATCGACACGCCGACCCGCGAGGAGCTGATCGGCGCCTCGCAGTCGGTCGACGAGATCTGCAAGTTCATCGGCGCCGACTCGCTGGGCTACCTGAGCGAGTCGGGGCTCTACGCGTTCCTCGAGGGCGGCGAGCGCGACTTCTGCGACGCCTGCTTCACCGGCCGCTACCCGACCGAGGTCAACTCCGAGCCCGAGCCGCGCCAGCTGCAGCTGTTCGACGCGGCGCCGCGCACGGCAGCCTGA